A single genomic interval of Pyrus communis chromosome 5, drPyrComm1.1, whole genome shotgun sequence harbors:
- the LOC137734770 gene encoding 16.9 kDa class I heat shock protein 2-like: MSLIPNPFRRRSGVFDPFSLDLWDQQVHHPFRSLSDLSSRSETESFAHAHIDWKETPTAHVFKADVPGLRKEEVKVKVEDGRILQISGERKREQEEKTDTWHRVERSSGTFTRRFRLPENASVEEVRAGMENGVLTITVPKVNAKKVDVRSIEISG, encoded by the coding sequence ATGTCGCTGATTCCGAACCCATTCAGGCGCCGATCGGGCGTGTTCGACCCGTTTTCACTGGACCTGTGGGACCAGCAGGTCCACCACCCGTTCCGCTCACTCTCGGACCTATCGTCCCGGTCCGAAACAGAGTCGTTCGCCCACGCGCACATCGACTGGAAGGAGACGCCGACGGCGCACGTGTTCAAGGCGGACGTGCCGGGGCTGAGGAAGGAGGAGGTGAAGGTTAAGGTGGAGGACGGCCGGATCCTCCAGATCAGCGGGGAGAGGAAGAGGGAGCAGGAGGAGAAGACGGACACGTGGCACCGGGTGGAGCGCAGCAGCGGGACGTTCACGAGGAGGTTTCGGCTGCCGGAGAACGCGAGCGTGGAGGAGGTGAGGGCGGGGATGGAAAACGGAGTGCTGACTATCACTGTGCCTAAGGTGAACGCCAAGAAGGTGGATGTCAGGTCCATTGAGATCTCTGGTTGA
- the LOC137735733 gene encoding UDP-glycosyltransferase 76B1-like, translated as MQTTNNLDSKMEQSKGRRLILCPLPFQGHINPMLELANILHAKGFSIAIIHTNFNTLNPSTRNPNFTYHSIPVDLTETEASTKDLTVVLSILNAKCVEPFRECLAELLSDGINSEYPIACLISDPLFNFTRSVAESFKLPTIILRTGCAASFAVYITFPLLKKKRLLTNTGSRLEEPVIELSPIKARDLPTMPNCDAEDLYQLITNMVNESKASYGLIFNTFEDLEGHALATIRQEYHPNIPIFPLGPFHKCGPTTSSSSSSLLAQDQSCISWLNAQAPKSVVYVSFGSMAKIDQAQFLEIAWGLANSGQPFLWVVRPGLVQGSDWLETLPDRFLKALNKRAHVVKWAPQKEVLAHPAIGAFWTHCGWNSTLEGICEGVPMICTPCFGDQMVNARYVSDVWKVGMQLEHGIERGEVERTIRRLMVEEEGEEIKDRALKLMEAANLCHKEGGSSCQFLDGLVQYALSL; from the exons ATGCAAACAACAAACAATCTCGATTCAAAAATGGAGCAAAGCAAAGGCAGGAGACTGATCCTTTGCCCACTGCCATTCCAGGGGCATATAAACCCTATGCTGGAACTGGCCAACATTCTCCATGCCAAAGGCTTCTCCATAGCCATCATCCACACCAACTTCAACACCCTCAATCCTTCAACCCGAAACCCAAACTTCACCTACCATTCAATCCCTGTTGACTTGACAGAAACCGAGGCCTCCACCAAGGATCTCACCGTCGTTCTTTCTATTCTAAATGCTAAATGTGTTGAGCCTTTCAGAGAATGTTTGGCCGAGTTGTTATCCGATGGCATTAATTCGGAGTACCCCATTGCATGCTTGATCTCCGACCCTCTCTTCAACTTCACTCGATCGGTTGCGGAGAGCTTTAAGCTGCCGACGATCATATTAAGGACCGGGTGTGCCGCTTCCTTCGCTGTCTACATAAcatttccacttctcaagaaaAAAAGATTACTTACGAATACAG gtTCTCGACTAGAAGAGCCAGTGATCGAGCTATCACCTATCAAAGCTAGAGACCTACCCACGATGCCCAATTGTGACGCTGAGGATTTATATCAACTGATAACCAATATGGTAAATGAATCCAAGGCTTCTTACGGACTCATTTTCAATACTTTTGAAGATCTTGAAGGACATGCACTTGCCACAATTCGCCAAGAATATCACCCCAATATTCCAATTTTCCCACTAGGTCCATTTCACAAGTGTGGCCCCAcaacctcttcttcttcaagtagTTTATTAGCACAAGACCAAAGTTGCATTTCGTGGCTAAACGCTCAAGCGCCAAAATCGGTTGTTTATGTTAGCTTTGGGAGCATGGCCAAGATTGATCAAGCTCAATTTTTGGAGATTGCATGGGGGTTGGCCAACAGTGGCCAGCCTTTTTTGTGGGTGGTTCGACCTGGATTAGTTCAAGGGTCGGACTGGCTTGAAACGTTGCCTGACAGGTTTTTAAAAGCTTTGAACAAGAGGGCTCATGTAGTGAAATGGGCTCCACAAAAAGAAGTGTTGGCTCACCCAGcaattggagccttttggactCACTGTGGTTGGAATTCTACATTGGAGGGTATTTGTGAAGGGGTCCCCATGATTTGTACACCATGCTTTGGTGATCAAATGGTGAATGCAAGATATGTGAGCGATGTTTGGAAGGTAGGGATGCAGTTGGAGCATGGGATTGAGAGAGGTGAGGTTGAAAGAACAATTAGAAGACTAATGGTGGAGGAAGAAGGGGAAGAGATCAAAGACAGAGCCTTAAAGTTGATGGAGGCGGCAAATCTTTGCCATAAAGAAGGTGGCTCTTCATGCCAATTCTTGGATGGCTTGGTTCAATATGCTTTGTCGTTATAA
- the LOC137734739 gene encoding 18.2 kDa class I heat shock protein-like: protein MALSLFGNGRRSNVFDPFSLDIWDPFEGFSTLANIPSSARETTAIANTRIDWKETPEAHIFKADLPGIKKEEVKVEVEDGRVLQISGERSREQEDKNDKWHRVERSSGKFIRRFRLPENAKIDQVKAAMENGVLTVTVPKEEEKKPEVKAIDISG from the coding sequence ATGGCTCTCAGTCTCTTTGGAAACGGCCGACGAAGCAACGTCTTCGACCCCTTCTCTCTCGACATCTGGGACCCGTTCGAGGGCTTCAGCACTCTGGCCAACATCCCCTCCTCCGCCCGGGAAACAACCGCCATTGCCAACACCCGCATCGACTGGAAGGAGACCCCGGAGGCCCACATCTTCAAGGCGGACCTCCCGGGGATAAAAAAGGAGGAGGTGAAAGTGGAGGTGGAGGACGGGAGGGTCCTGCAGATCAGCGGCGAGAGGAGCCGGGAGCAGGAGGATAAGAACGACAAGTGGCACAGGGTGGAGAGGAGCAGCGGCAAGTTCATAAGGAGGTTCAGGCTGCCGGAGAACGCGAAGATTGATCAGGTGAAGGCGGCGATGGAGAATGGGGTGCTGACCGTGACTGTGccgaaagaggaggagaagaagccTGAGGTGAAGGCCATTGACATCTCCGGCTAA
- the LOC137734767 gene encoding 16.9 kDa class I heat shock protein 2-like, which translates to MALSLYGNGRRSSVFDPFSLDIWDPFEGFGTLANFPSSARETTAIANTRIDWKETPEAHIFKADLPGIKKEEVKVEVEDGRVLQISGERSREQEDKNDKWHRVERSSGKFTRRFRLPENAKIDQVTAAMENGVLTVTVPKEEEKKPEVKAIEISG; encoded by the coding sequence ATGGCTCTCAGTCTCTATGGCAACGGCCGACGAAGCAGCGTCTTCGACCCCTTCTCTCTCGACATCTGGGACCCGTTTGAGGGCTTCGGTACTCTGGCCAACTTCCCCTCCTCCGCCCGTGAAACCACCGCCATCGCCAACACCCGCATCGACTGGAAGGAGACCCCGGAGGCCCACATCTTCAAGGCGGACCTCCCGGGGATCAAAAAGGAGGAGGTGAAAGTGGAGGTGGAGGACGGGAGGGTCCTGCAGATCAGCGGCGAGAGGAGCAGGGAGCAGGAGGATAAGAACGACAAGTGGCACAGGGTGGAGAGGAGCAGCGGCAAGTTTACAAGGAGGTTCAGGCTGCCGGAGAACGCGAAGATTGATCAGGTGACGGCGGCGATGGAGAATGGGGTGCTGACCGTGACTGTGccgaaagaggaggagaagaagccTGAGGTCAAGGCCATTGAAATCTCCGGCTAA
- the LOC137734153 gene encoding uncharacterized protein, which produces MRKLCPNLDREDGLETVLEVPIPEEMYVSGNHKNATISWYNMKSWMKPSNNDRSQSANAVFGSKKAEVQLLLGVIGAPLIPLPIPNDQQPISHAMKDQPIESSMAKYIMKQYIAAVGGENALNSVDSMYAMGKVKMAASEFCTGERSLNGGKNKLKVKSLLRSVGGGGEMGGFVLWQKRPELWCLELVVSGCKISAGSDGKVAWRQTPWHHSHASRGPPRPLRRLLQGLDPRSTANLFSNSVCIGEKAIKDEDCFILKLEAEPSTLKARSSSNVEIIRHTVWGHFSQKTGLLVQLEDSHLLQIKSAGSDHSIFWETTMESYIQDYRNVEGISIAHGGKTCVSLFRFGDSTEGHSRTRIEEAWEIEEVDFNIKGLSMDCFLPPGDLKKEEEEGKCGAMVTSAHSKLPYKIRSASWRISASKVAALNVECDSEDSDSSD; this is translated from the exons ATGAGGAAGCTTTGTCCCAATCTGGACCGTGAAGACGGCCTTGAAACCGTCCTCGAGGTCCCAATCCCCGAAGAGATGTATGTTTCAGGCAATCACAAGAACGCCACCATTTCATGGTACAACATGAAGTCGTGGATGAAACCCTCAAACAACGACCGATCACAATCAGCCAACGCCGTTTTTGGAAGCAAAAAGGCCGAAGTCCAGCTCTTGCTTGGAGTCATTGGAGCCCCTCTGATTCCATTACCAATTCCCAACGATCAGCAACCCATTAGCCACGCCATGAAAGATCAACCCATT GAATCTTCGATGGCTAAGTACATAATGAAGCAATACATAGCTGCAGTGGGAGGAGAGAACGCTTTGAATTCAGTAGACAGCATGTATGCAATGGGGAAGGTGAAGATGGCGGCGTCAGAGTTTTGTACTGGAGAGAGGAGCTTGAATGGTGGTAAGAACAAGTTGAAGGTTAAGAGCTTGTTGAGATCAGTTGGCGGCGGCGGCGAGATGGGTGGGTTTGTGCTGTGGCAGAAAAGGCCAGAGCTTTGGTGCTTGGAATTGGTGGTGTCTGGTTGCAAGATCAGTGCAGGGAGTGATGGAAAGGTGGCTTGGCGCCAAACGCCATGGCACCACTCTCATGCCTCTCGAGGCCCGCCTCGTCCTCTCCGGCGTCTCCTTCAG GGTCTTGATCCAAGGTCAACAGCTAACTTATTCAGCAACTCAGTTTGCATTGGAGAGAAAGCAATCAAGGACGAAGACTGCTTCATACTAAAACTAGAAGCcgaaccctcaaccctaaaagCAAGAAGCAGCTCCAACGTTGAGATAATAAGGCACACAGTTTGGGGTCACTTCAGCCAAAAAACTGGCCTCCTTGTCCAACTAGAGGACTCCCACCTCCTCCAAATCAAATCCGCCGGCAGCGACCACAGCATCTTTTGGGAGACCACAATGGAGTCCTACATCCAAGACTACCGGAATGTCGAAGGCATCAGCATTGCGCATGGGGGCAAGACATGTGTATCGTTGTTTAGGTTTGGTGACAGCACGGAAGGCCATTCAAGGACACGAATAGAGGAGGCTTGGGAAATCGAGGAAGTCGATTTTAACATAAAGGGTTTGTCCATGGACTGCTTCTTGCCTCCCGGTGacttaaagaaagaagaagaggaaggcaAATGTGGTGCCATGGTCACTAGTGCACATTCCAAATTGCCCTACAAAATTCGATCCGCTTCATGGAGAATTAGTGCTTCGAAAGTCGCTGCACTCAACGTTGAATGTGATTCGGAAGACAGCGATAGCAGCGATTAA
- the LOC137735575 gene encoding UDP-glycosyltransferase 76F1-like, whose translation MEERKGRRLVLFPLPLQGHINPMLELANILHLKGFSITIIHTHFNSLNPSTYPHFTFHSIPDGLSESEAATKDLVLLLSLLNAKCIEPFRECLVRLLSDASDEPVACLISDVIHFFTESVADSLKIPRIVLRTGGASSFAVFAAFSLLREKGYLPIQESRLEEPVIEFPPIKVKDLPLINRCITEEYSKLVSGLSNGAKASCGVIFNTFEDLEEHALARINQELANIPIFPIGPFHKFYPTSSSSDLFSIDHSCISWLDTQAPKSVVYVSFGSIAAMKEAEFSEIAWGLANSNQPFLWVVRPGLVQASEPFPSGFLETLNGRGHIVKWAPQKEVLAHPAIGAFWTHNGWNSTLESVCEGVPMICMPCFTDQMVNARFASDGWKVGLQLENRMERGEIERTIRKLVVEKEGEEIRDRALKLKEKANLCFKQGGSSYQSLDGLVKHILLLESVVFQSQSH comes from the exons ATGGAGGAAAGGAAGGGCAGGAGATTGGTACTATTCCCACTGCCCTTGCAAGGCCATATAAACCCTATGCTAGAGCTAGCCAATATTCTGCACTTGAAAGGCTTCTCCATAACCATCATACACACCCATTTCAACTCCCTCAACCCTTCAACCTATCCCCATTTCACCTTCCACTCCATCCCCGACGGCTTATCCGAATCCGAGGCCGCCACGAAGGATCTTGTTCTCCTTCTTTCTCTACTGAATGCTAAATGTATTGAGCCTTTTAGGGAGTGTTTGGTTAGGTTGTTATCGGATGCATCGGACGAGCCAGTTGCTTGCTTGATCTCTGATGTTATCCATTTCTTCACTGAATCTGTTGCTGACAGCCTTAAGATCCCAAGGATTGTGTTGAGGACGGGGGGTGCTTCTTCTTTCGCTGTTTTTGCCGCCTTTTCGCTTCTGAGGGAAAAGGGGTACCTCCCTATTCAAG AGTCTCGATTAGAAGAGCCGGTGATAGAGTTTCCACCTATCAAGGTCAAAGACCTTCCATTGATCAACAGGTGCATCACAGAGGAATATAGCAAACTAGTATCTGGCCTGTCAAACGGAGCCAAAGCTTCATGTGGAGTTATCTTCAACACTTTTGAAGACCTTGAAGAACATGCACTGGCCAGAATAAACCAAGAACTCGCCAACATTCCAATTTTCCCAATAGGCCCGTTTCACAAGTTTTACCCTACATCTTCTTCAAGTGACTTATTCTCAATAGACCACAGTTGCATTTCGTGGCTAGACACTCAAGCACCAAAATCTGTTGTCTATGTTAGTTTTGGGAGCATTGCTGCAATGAAGGAAGCTGAATTTTCAGAGATAGCTTGGGGGCTAGCCAACAGCAATCAGCCCTTCTTGTGGGTGGTTCGGCCCGGGTTAGTCCAAGCATCAGAGCCGTTTCCGAGCGGGTTTCTCGAGACTTTGAATGGGAGGGGTCACATTGTCAAATGGGCACCTCAGAAGGAGGTGCTCGCCCATCCAGCAATTGGAGCGTTTTGGACTCACAACGGCTGGAACTCGACACTGGAGAGTGTTTGTGAGGGGGTCCCTATGATTTGTATGCCATGTTTTACTGATCAAATGGTGAATGCAAGATTTGCAAGTGATGGTTGGAAGGTAGGGTTACAGTTAGAGAATCGGATGGAGAGAGGTGAGATTGAAAGAACAATTAGAAAGCTAGTGGTGGAAAAAGAAGGGGAAGAGATCAGAGACAGAGCCTTAAAACTAAAGGAGAAAGCTAATCTGTGCTTCAAACAAGGTGGCTCGTCGTACCAATCCTTGGATGGCTTGGTCAAACACATTTTATTGTTAGAATCAGTTGTCTTTCAATCTCAGAGTCATTAA
- the LOC137733193 gene encoding UDP-glycosyltransferase 76B1-like: MEQSKHRRVILFPLPCPASHINPMLQLANILHTKGFSITIIHTNFNAHKFNPSAHPHFTFISIPDGLSESEAASNNILHLFSLLNVKCVEPFLECLASLLSADANSEEPIACLISDSIFDFTQPVAESLKLPRVVLKTEGATCVAVYSAFPLLLEKGYLPIQDSRLEELVKELPHLKVKDLPVVKGYDADKNFEFVVYVSSKTQASDGLIFNTFEDLEEISLAKIRHEYLPNTPIFPIGPFHKYSLSPSSNSLLSQDQSCISWLNSQAPKSVVYVSFGTVAKMEEDQFLEIAWGLCNSNQPFLWVVRPDLVHGSNCLEQLPSGFVETLNGRGHIVKWAPQKEVLAHPVVGAFWTHNGWNSTFESVCEGVPMICTPSFADQMVLARYASEVWKVGLQMEDGIERGVIEKTIRKVMVEKEGEEMRDRALKLMEKANLCLKQGGSSNQSLDGLVKHILSFIPFGVLQE; the protein is encoded by the exons ATGGAGCAGAGCAAACACCGGAGAGTGATACTCTTCCCCTTGCCTTGTCCTGCGTCACATATAAACCCAATGCTGCAACTGGCCAACATTCTACACACCAAAGGCTTCTCCATAACCATTATCCACACCAACTTCAACGCTCACAAGTTCAACCCATCAGCCCATCCACACTTCACGTTTATCTCAATCCCTGACGGCTTATCTGAATCCGAGGCGGCCTCCAATAACATTCTCCATCTTTTTTCTCTTCTGAATGTCAAATGTGTTGAACCGTTCCTCGAATGCTTGGCTAGCTTGTTATCTGCTGACGCTAACTCAGAGGAGCCTATTGCTTGCTTAATTTCTGATTCTATTTTTGACTTCACACAACCTGTTGCTGAGAGCCTCAAGCTCCCAAGGGTTGTGCTAAAGACCGAGGGTGCCACTTGCGTTGCTGTTTATTCTGCATTTCCTCTTCTGCTTGAAAAGGGTTACCTTCCCATACAAG ATTCTCGACTAGAAGAGCTGGTGAAGGAGCTTCCACATCTCAAAGTCAAAGACCTTCCGGTGGTCAAAGGGTACGATGCcgataaaaattttgagttcgtTGTTTACGTGTCAAGTAAAACTCAGGCCTCAGATGGACTGATTTTCAATACTTTTGAAgaccttgaagaaatttcactGGCCAAAATACGCCACGAATATCTACCCAATACTCCGATTTTCCCAATAGGCCCATTTCACAAGTATTCCCTTTCCCCTTCTTCAAATAGCCTATTGTCACAAGACCAAAGTTGCATTTCATGGCTAAACAGTCAAGCACCAAAGTCAGTTGTTTATGTGAGTTTTGGGACCGTTGCCAAAATGGAAGAAGATCAATTTTTGGAGATAGCTTGGGGACTATGCAATAGCAACCAACCCTTCTTGTGGGTGGTTCGACCTGATTTAGTCCATGGATCGAATTGCCTTGAACAATTACCTAGTGGGTTTGTGGAGACTTTGAACGGGAGGGGACACATTGTGAAATGGGCGCCACAAAAAGAAGTGCTGGCCCATCCGGTAGTAGGAGCCTTTTGGACCCACAATGGTTGGAATTCTACATTTGAGAGTGTTTGTGAGGGGGTCCCCATGATTTGTACGCCAAGTTTCGCCGATCAAATGGTTCTTGCAAGATATGCGAGTGAAGTTTGGAAGGTCGGGTTGCAGATGGAAGACGGGATTGAGAGAGGTGTGATTGAAAAAACAATTAGGAAAGTAATGGTGGAGAAGGAAGGGGAAGAGATGAGAGACAGAGCCTTGAAGCTAATGGAGAAGGCAAATCTTTGCCTCAAGCAAGGTGGCTCCTCAAACCAATCTTTGGATGGGTTGGTTAAACACATTTTATCATTCATACCATTTGGTGTTCTACAAGAATGA